AATACCTTCAGACATTATAGAGTGCTAGGAAAAGGTGGATTTGGTGAGGTGAGTGTCACAGCAATCATGAAGAAAAACTTCACACACCTTTGATGTGTTATTGTGTTCATGTGATGCTTTCATGATGGATACTTAGCCAGCATCATGGCAGTAGCGTCCATTCATGGGGCACCTGTTCAtaattttaaagtgtgtttttatgtttgtgtgtgtgatcatgtttttttgctgccTGTCTTCCAGGTTTGTGCCTGCCAAGTACGTGCCACCGGTAAGATGTACGCCTGTAAAAAGCTGGAAAAGAAACGagtgaagaagagaaaaggTGAAGCAATGGCACTAAACGAAAAACGCATTTTAGAAAAAGTTAACAGTAGTTTTGTAGTAAGTACTACCTTTTTCTTATTCAATCTTTCAAAAGAATTATacctgttttgtctctgtgtgtgtgtgtgtgtgtgtgtgtgtgtgtgtgtgtgtgtgtgtgtgtgtgtgtgtgtgtgtgtgtgtgtgtgtgtgtgtgtgtgtgtgtgtgtgtgtgtgtgtgtgtgtgtgtgtgtgtgtgtgtgtgtgtgtgtgtgcatgtgtgtgcatgtgtgctatATGTTTGAATACTGTTAGTTCAAGCTGCAGAATCatgcaaatgaaatgaaatggtgTGTTTGCAAAGGCTGTCCATGGGCTGTAAAAGACAGTTTCTACGCTCTAGGCTATGTTTGCTTAATGGTGTCCACGCCAAGTAGACAAACTTGTGCAGCAGTGGAAAGAAACATGATGGTAAATATAAGTCCCATCATAGTGACCAGTGACAACTCATCTTGTCATCAACAATCAGAGACCAAACCAAATTCATTTCGGTAACAAACCTTGTGTGGTGCCAGCgcaaaaatgtcacatttgattTCATTTGTATCATGACACCAGCCTTTAATCATGTGTTAATGTGATCATTGATGTaatgatttatgtttgtacTGTTTGACAGGTTTCATCAGAAAATTTGCAGGAAACTAACTCAAACAATCCTCCACCATTACTTTGCTCTCCCACTTTTGTTCTGACTTGAACTGTCTTTGTGCTTTGACCTCACTACCATGATGGCTTACTTTAAATTGTCAATATGTACCTAAAGCAGCTTAAACCCTAAACAACCGTTTCATAAGGATTCAAATAAAGCTGAATGCTGGGATTCAAGGAATTAGTGACATACACtgacagtcaaaagtttggacacaccttctcattcaatggtttttatttattttaattattttcaacattgtagattaatactgaagacatcaaaactattaaataatctggttttgcagtagtcaaatagagctatccattgtgtactaaccctacctctgaacaacacaactgatggtctcaaacacattaagaaggcaagtcattctacaaatgaactcttgacaaggctcatgttaattagaaaccattccaggagaccacttcatgaagcagactgagagaataccaagagtgtgcaaagctgtcatgaaggaaaaaggggtctactttacagaatctgaaatataaaacatattctgctttgttcaacacttttttgttcattcaataattccatatatatgttatttcatagttttgatgtatttggtattaatctacattgtttacaataattaacataaatacaaacccttgaatgagaaggtgtgtccaaacttttgactggtagtgtatattaagATCCCTTAGACTTTTGATACAGATCTGATCATTCTTACAATAAACTGAAAGGTGCTTGAATTACTTAAACCAGCATATAGTCCTAACTGTAAAGCTGTAATGCCAAAACTGAACCCTTCATAAGGAGTCCCAAAGCTTTAATTTTGTATATGATGTGCTGaggaaaaatgaaatatatgaaTTTGAATCCTGCTTGACTGGAAAAGTTAAAATCAGGAATCAAGCACAGCTAGAAAACGACTGATGTGTGTGAGATTTTTAATTCACTCAAGTGTGAGATTAAAACGAAGAAGTAGCTCTGGCTATGTGTTATGTTTCtcttaaacattaaaaagaggAGATTTTTCCCAGACTAGAAAATTACAGCAGATCCTGTTGTAACATTGTTGGAACATAATGAGGCTGGAATGATATGTGTGTTCATTTCTGGCCTGTGTGTAGTTCTGTCCTACACATTGGACACTAATGGCTGCGTTTAAGTCGTACTATGAATTACATTACTTGGTTTTTGATGCAGCTGAAGCGATGTTGTGTGTCCTTGTTTTGAGAGTGTTGAAGCAGAAGCATGTGTATGGGCATTTGTGGGTGTGcaagtgcaaacacacacacacacacacacacacacacacacacacacacacacacacacacacacacacacacacacacacacagtcacgcAGAGGCTGGACCGGCAGTTTTGGTCACCTGGGATCGGCACAtgatgctctgtgtgtgtgagcgtgtgtgtgtattggtgcgtgcaggagtgcatgtggtgtgtgtgtgtgagagagagcttgttctctgtgctgcaggcagAACTGATGACTCTTCATGTGCCTCTCTACCTACGAGAGCAGCTCTGTTGCCTAGCAACTCTGACCAAACAGCAGTAGAAAGGAGAAGAGTCAAGTGCTCTCTCATACCcctcatttttctctctcatgctATTCTTCTTTACCTTTTTTGATCAGTGTATCATGCTATCTTTTAAGACATACTGCTTGAGTATGTTTTAACCAGTAACCCATCCTCATATTCAGTGTGTGGGcgggtttatgtgtgtgtgagacacagGACAGGGTCACTATGTTCTGAAATCTCTTGCTGGTGGGATTGATTGAAGCTTAATTTCAATCAAGTTGGATTTAGCAAATAACTTACACTCATCTCCTGCTGACATAATCCTAAGTAACAATAAAAACTTTATGGATAAGAATAAGAACAAggaactagggctgggcgataaaacgataacgataattatcgcaatattatttttctcaatataaatataacaaatgtactATAAAACGTTAATATacttaaacctgtaattacacccacCCAATTACTGGAAAGGGAGTGAGTCTTAAACGCtagtgtaaacacagctgaaacgaccGACAGCAACActggaaaaaacacaaacaccagcTCATAGCAGAGTTAAAACTTTCTCAACAAGAAAAgccactaaacttcattagttaagaTACTTTGGCTATTTACTAGACTTTTAAATCCCAGATACAATCTAACAAACCGTCCggttttcttcaactttcactcagtaGAAAAAAAGATGCCCTTAAAATGATAAGAAAGagtcatttaatatttatcgtGAAAGTTatcgatatcaactgatatgaaagatgttatcgtgataacgtctttttcaatatcgcccagcactacaaGGAACTATTTATTAATTGCATCAGTGTGAATAGTTGAAAATTCAGAGCTTCAGGAATCTTATAGGCTGTAAGAATGGGGAGGTGATGACTTCCCATCCCTTATCTTTATTCCTTTCATTATTTCTCAGATGTTTGCTTTATAATAACCCAATAAATGTAATCGAGTGTTTGCTGCTCCCTTATTGAAAAGCATGATGTTACCAAACAGTGCATGAATTCTTTATTGATGATGTTGACCCAGGTTTTAATTTCAAATGTTAATCATGTCCAATAACTGTTTTTATGAACAGTTgtatacatacactaccagtcaaaagtttggaaacatcttctcattcaagggtttgtatttatttcaatgatttgaaaaactgtagattaatactgaagacatcaaaactatgaaagaatatatatggaattattgaatgaagaaaaagtgttaaacaaagacagctttgcacactcttggtattctctgcttcatgaagtggtctcctggaatggtttctaattaacatgagccttgtcaagagttcatttgtagaatgacttgccttcttaatgtgtttgagaccatcagttgtgttgttcagaggtagggttggtacgcaatggatagctctatttgactactgttgtaatccatattatggtaaaaccagattatttcatagttttgatgtcttcagtattaatctacaatgttgaaaataattaaaataaataaagaccattgtatgagaaggtgtgtccaaacttttgactggtagtgtatgtacaTAACTTGGTTTTTATCTGGTCCTCCTATGAGCACAGAAAGTACTTGAATGACATGAACTTAATATTTGATTGAATGACAGAATGAACATGTCAGGCAACATTTGTCAGAAGTACGTGTGTGCTCCTTATCTCTGAGGAGAGGTCAAAGAATTTGGTTACTTCAAGTATGTCAAATTGTTAGGAGTCCTTTCTGCCATTAAAGTGGCCTCTTCTAGTGTGAACATCACAAGATTCTTTGTGGGTCGCCTCAGTAAAAGTTTATTTAGATACATTATAGTAAATGTTTGAGTCTATGTGCTTTTCCTGCCGCCCATAAGACTATTTCCCATCCCCCTTGTGGTTGATGATTGCGTAGTGTGGAGCAGATGTGATTCCTCCTGATGGCAGCTACATCCTGCTTCCACACAacagcacatgcacacacactttaccCTGTGTGCCACTGACCTACAGGGGGGGAGGATGGAGCAGTGCAGAGAGGGGCACATCAGTGTGCAGGAGAGATAGATGATGCGATTAGCGGTTAAGGACTTGAGGCGATGTAGCACAGAGTGGAAAAGATGCTTCTGGTTTTCCTGTGAAATATCTGTATTTGTTTATCTGTGTATACATTCCTGACGTTCTATCTGAAATAATGAATGATTATTGTGTTTATTGAGAAAACCAAATGTAACAATCATGTTAATTTAGCCACACTGTCTCTTActattgcccccccccccccccccccccccccttcctccccccttcctcccccctttCACTGGCTCCTCAACTTGTCCCTCACTTCCCTATTTTTTGCCTCCCAAAATTTGCCTCCCTCCTCCAGGTTAGTCTAGCTTATGCCTATGAGACAAAGGATGCGCTGTGCCTGGTGTTGACCATAATGAATGGCGGTGATCTAAAGTTTCACATCTATAACATGGGCAACTCAGGCTTTGATGAGCAGAGGGCCATCTTCTACGCTGCTGAAATCTGCTGTGGCCTTGAGGACCTGCACCGAGAGAGGATTGTTTACAGGTTAGGCCACTTTGGGGGTTAGAAACTGCTTGGTACAAAGTTTCATGGGGACATTAGATGTTATTCAAAATTGTATTACGTAGGGTATATTTTCTGGCTCAAAATAGCCCATGTTGTCCTCAAAGTTACTGACCACACCAGTATAAAAACCCATCATGGATGTACAGTTTCAGAGGGTTAATATTGTGAGGTTTACAGCCCCAGGACAAAATCCTGTATGCTTGTACAAGATAATTTACAACTACAACTGACTAGATGTCCTGACCCTTAAAGAAAACTCAGTTGATTTGCACCCATAAGAACAACAATGTCTTTTGTGGCTCTGAATAGAGCTTTTAATGGTGCaaaatgatgatgtcatcaggacTGGATTACCATATCTCGGCTTTGCATTTCACCTTTttgacagaaaatgtaaaataacaaaCTGTGAGTTTGACACAAGTGAGCTTACCAGAAAGTGAGAGACCCATGACACACGCACTCATGTTGCTTCAATGGAAATGTcaaaactgagatttttttttaaagttatatttttcgggtgtttttgcctttattgataggatagCAGTAGataagacaggaaatgtggggagtatagTTCGGGAagaaatgcatcaaatggtcatggccgggaatcgaaccggcgaactctgtgacgaggactatagcctctgtatgtggggcgcttagaccgttaggccaccagcgctccaAAATTGAGATTTTTAAACTTTTCCCCATACTGAGAGAAAAAGTCAGGATATCTTGGTTTTAATTTTACCTTATTTTTCAATCTGTTTGTTACAAGTCTGAGTACTTAGAAGTAAATGACTGGTATACCCCTGTAACTCAAGGACATTTGACAACCCTTACAAATCCAAAGCTTTttaaacaaaccataaaatatCAGTACATCTTAGTACTTATTCAAACTCTGAGTTTATGTTCCTTAAGTGTGCTTGCAGTTTTCTAACCATGGGATAAGTGCAAATGGATTGAGTGCCACTGAATTGATGGGGTACTGATTTCACACAGTCATGCACCTGTCGCATGCAAGTACATACAAAGAGTATGCTAACGTAAACACACATGGTCTTACAGGAGACATAAAACTACAATAACACACACCGCTGCTCACATAGTCATTAATGCACACCTTCCTTGCAAGAGCAAACTTTACAGTCACCACTGTCAGTGATCTTGGCATAAATTCAGAGGATGCGCCTATTTTCAAATGTTACTGCTTTTTTATGGCCCGTCTTAGACAGTTCTGTGAAACACGAATGTTGCTTAAGAGGTTAGATAAGGTAACAACAATGTGACAGATTGACTGTGAGGCTTGGAAAATGTCTCTGACACTGCTTTGATAAGCCCTGCTCTGACTCTGCCAAGAACAGGAATATAACTCAGCACAATTTGATGCATTATACCaaaaaaagcagacaaagaTACATGTTTAGATAAATATATACTTACCCAAATAAAAAACTGTTAAAGCAGAACAACTGAAGGATTATAAGCAAAATAAGAGAATGAGAAACAAAGTACCAAGTTGCAAAAAAGAACACATGTATTCGTCTTTTAAGTTAGGTTGTATAAGTTCAATATTAAGTGTTTTATCACCAGAAGATACTGACACTAAAGTTTAGCAATACGTAGCTACACTTCAGCCCACTTGTGACAcgttatttagtttattttaagaaaGTCTGATCTAAACACTAATGTTGTTGTAATGGTATTTTACACCTATACATGTTCCTAGTGCTTTACTGTGCTGTCAGAAAGCCTCTATGTTCAGCACCGTTTCGCTGCTGCAACATATACATGTTCCTCCTCTTGCCCTGCACTGATCAGAGGCTGGATCTTGAGTGTGTGAGTCACTGTGTGTGACACTAACTTATGTTGtggattttaattttattgctttaaaaaatattgttaCGGTATATTTTGGACTTTGTATGCCTCCATTCAGAGAGAACGgtacagtggatagagcaggaaacagggagagagtggggggagtgACATTCAGGAAAGAGACCGCAGGTTGGACTGGAACCTAGGCCACCAGCTTGAGGGCTAAAACCTCCACACAGGCCAAACTGGTGCCCCAGGTTGAAATAGTTTGAAACAACAAATAATCAACATTATTAGGCTGAAACAGAGCAGTAatggctgtttttattccaactCTGTTTCCTTTCCAACAGGTCTGACCCAAAGTGTGTTTAATTTGGTAGTCTAAACATATCGTTTGTCAAAATGACTTGTTTTATTGAATGGTTTGGTTGTATCTTACTTTTGAAGCcagcagacctgaacagctgatcagtacactgcaggcggaggaacacTAAACCGTGTCACAGAAAGTGGCTTTCTGGCTGCACAGTAAAGCACTAAAATATTTCTAAATATAACGTATACTTACAACAACGTTGATGTTTGGGCTGGATTTTGTCTAGCTAAATTAGTGAAAATATTCCAATTTAATGCAACTAAAAATGAGCTAAATTATGTGGTAAAGTTGGCCCTGGTTGCAGCAGTGTGTAGCCTTAGATTTTGTACTGGTACTCAAGCTGGTTTCTCAAGAAAGGGCCCAACTGACTGACATACCCTGTAGTACACTGACAATCACTTATCCAGCTccctttaaaaagagagaaagacgaAATAAAAAAGCATTGTCTTGATGTAGGATATTACATCTCTGTACCTAATTGTAAGTGCTACATTTAGATCAGGTTCAGTATCAACAGAAAGTCTCAACATGTTATTTTTCCTCACAGGGATTTGAAACCTGAAAACATCCTCCTTGATGACCGTGGTACGTTaacattcttatttttctcatttttaaattCAAGCTAGAGTGGGCTCATATGTGGGCACATTTTTTGCtctgaaaatgttatttattcacATGGGCACATGGTTCTTTTGATGTAGGCCATGCCTCACATGGTAAAAAACAATAATCAGTGTGTTACAAATCCAACTTTCAGGTTTTTATATCTCAGGCAAAAGCTAAAGAGATACTTTTCAAAGTTCTTTACATCAAACCTTCCCCTTTGAGACAAACTCAGATATGATTTATCTCCAGTATATGCTCTTATCTTTAAATACAGATCACCTCAAAGAACTGTTTTGTTCGTTAGACCTTTGATCTTACTCTTCTATCATTAAAGATCATTTTGGAGTTACAGGTCTTTTGTCAGGCTCCACCTTTGCACTCATGGTTTTCTAATATGAAACTCTATTAAGGGATgagtgtacttttaaaaatgaaaaactgtatATTGGTGTACAGTGTGATCTCATCAGTCTGGGTTTTTGTTTAGGACACATTCGAATTTCAGACCTGGGCCTTGCTGTTCAAATTCCTGAGGGAGAAACGATACGAGGGAGAGTCGGCACTGTTGGATACATGGGTAAATATTTATGCATATCTAACACCCTTTTACCTCCATGTGTAGCTAATGTCTTTTATCATCCTTTGCTTAAAAACACTTGAGCCTTTTCTTCACTAACTCTGATTGGTATCCCACCTTTCTACCACTTCTTATGAACTTCTTTCAACCATCTCTGTACTCGTTTACTCTGATCACAAACCTAACTTGAATGCCCTCTACCTCTTCACTTGTAATCCCTGACTTCAGCTCCTGAAGTGATCCAAAATGAGAGCTACACCTTCAGTCCGGATTGGTGGGGGCTTGGCTGCCTGATTTTTGAGATGATACAAGGCCAGTCCCCATTCCGCAAGCGCAAGGAGCGTGTCAAGCGGGAGGAGGTGGACAGACGAGTGCGTGAAGACCAGGAGGAGTACTCCGATAAGTTCTCAGAGGAGGctaaaaacatctgcagacaggtGAGGGTGAGGTGCTGGAGCAAAGAGAGATAACTTTGAGGTAAAGTAAAGGATGGGAGAGGAGTGAAAGGCAAATTAAGGACATGGATGAGTTCATTAAAGTAACTTACATTAGTTATTTCCTTGAGAAAAGAGCATcttttgtttaaaatgaaaataaatcatttaaatttcCAAACAATAGTGTTTGATTGAAAGTGTTTCACAGAGCATGATATGTTTTGCTGGTTTAAATAAACAATACCACGCATTTTTGAATAAGCCCATGGAAAGTTCTCTGTTTGGGTCAGTGGTTTTCATGCTTCGCCTCTGAGCAGGAGGGGGACTGGATGTGTGATGTCGTGGAACATGGTGACCCCAGGTTCAGCAGATTCGAAGACTCTTGGGGGAGAGAGATGTCTCAAAATAGACAAGTGATTTGGGTTGTCAAGAGCAGAAAGCGAGAGACTGCTTTGAACCTTTGCATAAATTAAGCAAGGGTTGCACAGGGAcgaaagaaacaaagaggaagaagagaggagaatgagagtGGTGTTGAACTTGGGAGTCACCAGGTTGTTGGTTGTTAATGCAATCAGCTTGTGGGTGACAACAGGGTTTGTGGGAGTATTCACTAGGTTACGAATAATATAAACAACGCCCATCCACTTCCTCAACCTCCTAGACTGTAAGTTTATTATTGTATCCAGACGCTCTTAGAGACAGCAGTGTGGTTGACCAGTTCTGACAGCGATGTACTTTGACTAACCCCTGCATGTATACATTTGGGTCAGTCTATGGTCTATTGGTCTACACAAACAAGTTGAGTTATTCACCATCACAGGaatcttctctctttctttgtgtttcatgtttgatgGCTTAAATAGAAGTTGTATTTATTGGAAATATTACATAAACagtatctatttatttgtctTAGCATAGTTGCATTGTATAAATCTCTCCTGCCCTCTACTCTTTCCCCTGCTGCGTGCCAGCTTCTAGCTAAGGACCCCAAGGAGCGACTGGGCTGTCTGGGTCGAGGGGCCATAGAGGTCAAGCAGCACCCCATCTTCAGAAACATCAACTTCAAACGGTTGGAGGCTAACATGTTGGACCCTCCATTCAGCCCTGATGTAAGAGCACACGCAAAACTCTTGCACACAACAAATGCACAGGCTCAATTCAGAGCGTTGAATCTGAATCCTTGTAAAGCTACAGATGAGCAAATTAAAAACGTCAGTGTCATGCAAAGAAAAGTTTTTACATTGAGGGCTAGTTTGAAGAAATGTGCAACAATGGATTTTAGACCACTTCTGTCCACTTTTAGATACATTAGTTCAACCCAAAACTTATGTCATTGTCAGAttgtatcatgttttatttctcacaGATATTTCCTAGCAGTACCACAGCCATAGAAaggaatattacattttcactgcCAAGAACTGTGGCTGAGTGAGGGAGAGTGACCGACCCAAGAGGTTAAATCAATAGTTTAAAGAGCAAGCTGCATTTCTATTTTGGTTTATTCAGGTCAGTAGGGCCTCATTGAGGAAACCAAGGGAAGATATCCATGTGATTGAAACTACTTTGTGACGTagtttattttagatttatcattccgtctttcattaaaaaaaaaaagaaaagcacaatTCATAGATGTCTTATTCACGTGTCACtcaccttttttctctctccctctctcgtaGCCTCGGGCTGTTTACTGTAAAGATGTCCTGGACATTGAGCAGTTCTCCACTGTCAAAGGCGTGAACCTTGACCCCACAGACGATGACTTCTATCACAAATTTGTCACAGGCAGTGTCTCCATCCCGTGGCAGAACGAGGTACTGCAGACTCAGACACCTGACATGATGTCATCATTCAGTCCCACAACAGTTACAGTGCAGTATAGCAGAGGTGACTTAGGAGTATGTGTACAACTAGAAAGCACCTTTCATTCAGAATAAT
The Notolabrus celidotus isolate fNotCel1 chromosome 7, fNotCel1.pri, whole genome shotgun sequence DNA segment above includes these coding regions:
- the grk4 gene encoding G protein-coupled receptor kinase 4 isoform X2, with product MEIENIVANTVLLKAREGGGGKRNGRSKKWKEMLKLPHISQCEELRRTIDRDYTSLCEKQPIGRLLFRQYCDTRPELKRCIEFMDAVAMYQLAPDEKRRDCGLNVLDTYFNNGSAAHLPDIPQDVVAGCRERLEQSPCKELFNDCTKIVRDYLSGAPFSSYQESMYFSRFLQWKWLERQPVTKNTFRHYRVLGKGGFGEVCACQVRATGKMYACKKLEKKRVKKRKGEAMALNEKRILEKVNSSFVVSLAYAYETKDALCLVLTIMNGGDLKFHIYNMGNSGFDEQRAIFYAAEICCGLEDLHRERIVYRDLKPENILLDDRGHIRISDLGLAVQIPEGETIRGRVGTVGYMAPEVIQNESYTFSPDWWGLGCLIFEMIQGQSPFRKRKERVKREEVDRRVREDQEEYSDKFSEEAKNICRQLLAKDPKERLGCLGRGAIEVKQHPIFRNINFKRLEANMLDPPFSPDPRAVYCKDVLDIEQFSTVKGVNLDPTDDDFYHKFVTGSVSIPWQNEMIEMECFKEINVYETDGTLCSDLDVNRPNPPPKRGFFYRLFRREASASAPPTVRGGGG
- the grk4 gene encoding G protein-coupled receptor kinase 4 isoform X1 — its product is MEIENIVANTVLLKAREGGGGKRNGRSKKWKEMLKLPHISQCEELRRTIDRDYTSLCEKQPIGRLLFRQYCDTRPELKRCIEFMDAVAMYQLAPDEKRRDCGLNVLDTYFNNGSAAHLPDIPQDVVAGCRERLEQSPCKELFNDCTKIVRDYLSGAPFSSYQESMYFSRFLQWKWLERQPVTKNTFRHYRVLGKGGFGEVCACQVRATGKMYACKKLEKKRVKKRKGEAMALNEKRILEKVNSSFVVSLAYAYETKDALCLVLTIMNGGDLKFHIYNMGNSGFDEQRAIFYAAEICCGLEDLHRERIVYRDLKPENILLDDRGHIRISDLGLAVQIPEGETIRGRVGTVGYMAPEVIQNESYTFSPDWWGLGCLIFEMIQGQSPFRKRKERVKREEVDRRVREDQEEYSDKFSEEAKNICRQLLAKDPKERLGCLGRGAIEVKQHPIFRNINFKRLEANMLDPPFSPDPRAVYCKDVLDIEQFSTVKGVNLDPTDDDFYHKFVTGSVSIPWQNEMIEMECFKEINVYETDGTLCSDLDVNRPNPPPKRGFFYRLFRREVCFKSSYSDDEIEEPSRL
- the grk4 gene encoding G protein-coupled receptor kinase 4 isoform X3, producing the protein MLKLPHISQCEELRRTIDRDYTSLCEKQPIGRLLFRQYCDTRPELKRCIEFMDAVAMYQLAPDEKRRDCGLNVLDTYFNNGSAAHLPDIPQDVVAGCRERLEQSPCKELFNDCTKIVRDYLSGAPFSSYQESMYFSRFLQWKWLERQPVTKNTFRHYRVLGKGGFGEVCACQVRATGKMYACKKLEKKRVKKRKGEAMALNEKRILEKVNSSFVVSLAYAYETKDALCLVLTIMNGGDLKFHIYNMGNSGFDEQRAIFYAAEICCGLEDLHRERIVYRDLKPENILLDDRGHIRISDLGLAVQIPEGETIRGRVGTVGYMAPEVIQNESYTFSPDWWGLGCLIFEMIQGQSPFRKRKERVKREEVDRRVREDQEEYSDKFSEEAKNICRQLLAKDPKERLGCLGRGAIEVKQHPIFRNINFKRLEANMLDPPFSPDPRAVYCKDVLDIEQFSTVKGVNLDPTDDDFYHKFVTGSVSIPWQNEMIEMECFKEINVYETDGTLCSDLDVNRPNPPPKRGFFYRLFRREVCFKSSYSDDEIEEPSRL